Proteins encoded in a region of the Ruegeria sp. AD91A genome:
- a CDS encoding DUF5337 domain-containing protein, which translates to MDKDKEKAIARKGRHIGMVIAVTMLIWLAMNLFIGPELGLTTRHALLFDLAALAGFIYAGINIFQLWRMRQDS; encoded by the coding sequence ATGGACAAGGACAAGGAAAAGGCCATAGCCCGCAAGGGCCGACATATCGGGATGGTCATCGCTGTGACCATGCTGATCTGGCTTGCAATGAACCTGTTCATTGGCCCCGAGCTGGGTTTGACGACCCGGCACGCTCTGCTGTTTGATCTCGCTGCTCTGGCGGGGTTCATCTATGCGGGGATCAACATTTTTCAACTCTGGCGCATGCGTCAGGACAGCTGA
- a CDS encoding carboxymuconolactone decarboxylase family protein, with protein sequence MSDTPTNPFELMMKQAQDMAKAMNPAMENFSPKGFEALWPTMPKEVMEMMFGNTVNKDGLDAKTRLLLTLAGLTCQGAQADAAVRQTVRHALEAGAKKQEIVETIGQMSVFAGIPAMSRALELAQEVMGDNEDEDQ encoded by the coding sequence ATGAGTGACACGCCGACAAATCCGTTCGAGCTGATGATGAAGCAGGCTCAGGACATGGCCAAGGCGATGAACCCGGCGATGGAGAATTTCTCGCCCAAGGGGTTCGAGGCGCTGTGGCCGACCATGCCCAAAGAGGTCATGGAGATGATGTTCGGCAATACCGTTAACAAGGACGGGCTGGACGCCAAGACCCGCCTGCTTCTGACGCTAGCCGGGCTGACTTGCCAGGGCGCACAGGCGGATGCGGCAGTGCGCCAGACCGTGCGCCATGCATTGGAAGCGGGTGCAAAGAAACAAGAGATCGTGGAAACGATCGGTCAGATGTCGGTCTTTGCCGGCATCCCGGCCATGAGCCGCGCGCTGGAACTGGCGCAAGAGGTCATGGGCGATAACGAGGATGAGGATCAATGA
- a CDS encoding MAPEG family protein encodes MDMFAEYSHAISSVVLFTLVVLFLAPFSALAKQGKGLAPGATPEQDYSDQAYRLNRAYLNGTETLPAFVAVVTAAVLLGASPFWVNLLASVALVARLVMLVVHFKGIGKPNSGLRSVLYVLGWACMFVIGLMALVAAF; translated from the coding sequence ATGGACATGTTTGCAGAATACAGCCACGCGATTTCATCGGTTGTGCTTTTCACACTAGTGGTTCTGTTCCTGGCCCCGTTTTCAGCGCTGGCCAAGCAGGGCAAGGGCCTCGCGCCGGGGGCGACTCCAGAGCAGGATTATTCTGACCAGGCCTATCGTCTGAACCGGGCCTATCTGAACGGAACGGAAACGCTTCCGGCGTTTGTGGCCGTTGTGACCGCGGCGGTTTTACTGGGCGCCAGCCCGTTCTGGGTCAATCTTCTGGCGTCTGTCGCTTTGGTCGCGCGTTTGGTGATGCTGGTGGTGCACTTCAAAGGCATAGGTAAGCCAAACAGTGGCCTGCGGTCCGTGCTGTATGTATTGGGCTGGGCCTGCATGTTTGTGATTGGGCTTATGGCATTGGTGGCGGCGTTCTGA
- a CDS encoding NADH-quinone oxidoreductase subunit J, which yields MTVFAFYLFAISAITGGLFTVISRQPVHSVLWLILSFLSSAGLFVLLGAEFVAMLLIIVYVGAVAVLFLFVVMMLDVDFAELKAEMARYMPLALLIGLVILMQFVMAFGAWDSAQGAAANLAQPVPVDRHNTEALGVILYDQYFLLFQLAGLILLVAMIGAIVLTLRHRKDIKRQDIIGQMMRDPAKAMELKDVKPGQGL from the coding sequence ATGACCGTCTTTGCCTTCTATCTGTTTGCCATCAGCGCCATCACCGGCGGGCTGTTCACGGTGATCAGCCGCCAGCCGGTGCACTCGGTGCTGTGGCTGATCCTGTCCTTCCTGTCTTCGGCAGGGTTGTTCGTGCTGCTGGGGGCCGAGTTCGTGGCGATGCTGCTGATCATCGTCTATGTCGGCGCGGTCGCGGTGCTGTTCCTGTTTGTGGTGATGATGCTGGACGTGGACTTTGCCGAGCTGAAGGCCGAGATGGCGCGCTATATGCCGCTGGCCTTGCTGATTGGTCTGGTTATCCTGATGCAGTTCGTCATGGCCTTTGGGGCATGGGACAGCGCGCAGGGCGCGGCGGCCAATCTGGCCCAGCCGGTGCCAGTGGATCGCCACAATACCGAGGCGCTTGGCGTCATCCTTTATGATCAATACTTCCTTCTGTTCCAATTGGCGGGCCTGATCCTGCTGGTGGCTATGATCGGCGCGATTGTTTTGACACTGCGCCACCGCAAGGACATCAAGCGTCAAGACATCATCGGCCAGATGATGCGCGACCCGGCCAAGGCGATGGAGCTGAAAGACGTGAAACCGGGGCAGGGACTTTGA
- the nuoI gene encoding NADH-quinone oxidoreductase subunit NuoI, with the protein MTQIDYTRAAKYFLLQDFWVGFKLGLKYFFAPKATINYPHEKGPLSPRFRGEHALRRYPNGEERCIACKLCEAICPAQAITIDAEPREDGSRRTTRYDIDMTKCIYCGFCQEACPVDAIVEGPNFEFATETREELFYDKEKLLDNGERWEAEIARNLEMDAPYR; encoded by the coding sequence ATGACCCAAATCGACTACACCCGCGCCGCCAAGTACTTTTTGCTGCAAGACTTCTGGGTCGGCTTCAAACTGGGGCTGAAGTATTTCTTCGCCCCCAAGGCCACTATCAACTATCCCCATGAAAAGGGCCCTCTGTCGCCGCGTTTTCGGGGCGAGCACGCCCTGCGCCGTTACCCGAATGGCGAGGAACGCTGCATCGCCTGCAAACTGTGCGAGGCGATCTGCCCGGCGCAGGCCATCACCATCGACGCCGAACCGCGCGAAGATGGCAGCCGCCGCACCACGCGCTATGACATCGACATGACCAAATGCATCTATTGCGGTTTCTGCCAGGAGGCCTGCCCGGTCGATGCCATCGTCGAAGGCCCCAACTTTGAATTCGCGACGGAAACCCGGGAAGAGCTGTTCTACGACAAGGAAAAGCTGCTGGATAACGGTGAACGCTGGGAAGCCGAGATTGCCCGCAATCTGGAAATGGACGCGCCGTACAGATGA
- the nuoH gene encoding NADH-quinone oxidoreductase subunit NuoH: MAEFFNTPGGIAIIILAQVLAVVAFVMISLLFLVYGDRKIWAAVQMRRGPNVVGVYGLLQSVADALKYVVKEVVIPAGADRTVFILAPLTSFVLAMIAWAVIPFNDGWVLSDINVAILYVFAVSSLEVYGVIMGGWASNSKYPFLGSLRSAAQMISYEVSIGLIIIGVIISTGSMNFGDIVRAQDGSFGFFSWYWLPHFPMVFLFFISALAETNRPPFDLPEAESELVAGYQVEYSATPFLLFMAGEYIAIFLMCALTSLLFFGGWLSPIPGLPDGVLWMVAKMAFFFFIFAMVKAITPRYRYDQLMRLGWKVFLPFSLVWVVFVAFAAKFDWFWGAFARWSVGG; encoded by the coding sequence ATGGCTGAATTCTTTAACACCCCAGGCGGAATAGCCATCATCATTCTGGCGCAAGTGCTTGCCGTTGTGGCCTTTGTGATGATTTCACTGTTGTTCCTTGTTTACGGAGACCGCAAGATATGGGCCGCTGTCCAGATGCGCCGTGGCCCCAACGTGGTTGGCGTCTACGGCCTGCTGCAATCGGTGGCGGATGCCCTGAAATACGTGGTAAAAGAGGTCGTGATCCCCGCGGGCGCCGACCGGACTGTCTTTATCCTCGCGCCGCTGACATCCTTCGTTCTGGCGATGATCGCCTGGGCGGTGATCCCGTTCAACGATGGCTGGGTTCTGTCGGATATCAACGTCGCCATACTCTATGTCTTTGCCGTGTCTTCGCTCGAGGTTTATGGCGTGATCATGGGCGGTTGGGCGTCGAACTCAAAGTACCCGTTCCTCGGGTCGCTGCGCTCGGCTGCGCAGATGATTTCCTACGAGGTTTCGATCGGCCTGATCATCATCGGCGTGATCATCTCAACCGGGTCTATGAATTTCGGTGACATTGTACGTGCACAAGATGGCTCGTTCGGGTTCTTCAGCTGGTACTGGCTACCGCATTTCCCAATGGTGTTCCTGTTCTTCATCTCGGCCTTGGCTGAAACCAACCGTCCACCGTTTGACCTGCCCGAGGCGGAATCAGAACTGGTCGCCGGTTACCAGGTCGAATATTCGGCCACGCCTTTCCTGCTGTTCATGGCCGGGGAATACATCGCAATCTTCCTGATGTGCGCGCTGACCTCGCTGCTGTTCTTCGGCGGCTGGCTGTCGCCGATCCCGGGCTTGCCTGATGGCGTGCTGTGGATGGTTGCCAAGATGGCGTTCTTCTTCTTCATCTTCGCAATGGTCAAGGCGATCACACCCCGCTATCGCTATGACCAGTTGATGCGACTGGGCTGGAAAGTCTTCCTGCCATTCTCGCTGGTCTGGGTGGTGTTCGTGGCCTTCGCGGCGAAATTCGACTGGTTCTGGGGCGCGTTTGCCCGTTGGAGCGTAGGAGGCTGA
- the nuoG gene encoding NADH-quinone oxidoreductase subunit NuoG translates to MSDLRKINIDGQEIEVDGAMTLIQACEQAGVEVPRFCYHERLSIAGNCRMCLVEVVGGPPKPAASCAMQVRDLRPGPEGQPPVVKTNSPMVKKAREGVMEFLLINHPLDCPICDQGGECDLQDQAMAYGMSGSRFKEAKRAVDDLDLGPLVGTAMTRCISCTRCVRFTTEVAGITQMGQTGRGEDAEITSYLNQTLDSNLQGNIIDLCPVGALTSKPYAFTARPWELTKTESIDVMDALGSNIRVDTKGREVMRFLPRNHDGVNEEWISDKTRFVWDGLRRQRLDRPYVRENGKLRRATWPEALTKAAEALKGAEKPAGIVGDLAPVEAVFALKQLIEGQGGVVECRTDGAKLPAGNRGAYAGTAAIEDIDSAERILLIGTNPRDEAPVLNARIRKAWAHGAEVALVGPAADLTYDYHHMGDDRAALQKVVDMGGDDVIKGKASLIIVGQGALQEADGAAVLAAAQTIATNTESGLIVLHTAASRVGGMDVDATNEGGMDAVSAADVIYNLGADEVEIGEGAFVIYQGSHGDRGAHRADVILPGAAYTEENGLFVNTEGRPQLAMRAGFAPGDAKENWAILRALSAELGATLPFDSLAQLRTALIEAVPHLARIDEVAQNEVQALDAGPLGKASFRNTVRDFYLTNPIARASQLMAELSAQAQARKSEKIAAE, encoded by the coding sequence ATGTCTGACCTCCGCAAGATCAATATCGACGGACAGGAAATCGAAGTCGATGGCGCGATGACCCTGATCCAGGCTTGTGAACAAGCCGGGGTCGAAGTGCCGCGCTTCTGTTACCACGAGCGCTTGTCGATTGCCGGCAATTGCCGGATGTGCCTGGTCGAGGTTGTGGGGGGGCCGCCGAAACCTGCGGCCTCCTGCGCAATGCAGGTGCGTGACCTGCGTCCGGGGCCTGAGGGCCAGCCCCCGGTGGTCAAGACGAACTCACCCATGGTCAAAAAGGCCCGCGAAGGCGTGATGGAGTTCCTGCTGATCAACCATCCGCTGGATTGCCCGATCTGCGATCAGGGTGGTGAATGCGACCTTCAGGATCAGGCGATGGCGTATGGCATGTCCGGATCCCGTTTCAAGGAAGCAAAGCGGGCGGTCGATGATCTGGATCTGGGACCGCTTGTGGGCACCGCAATGACCCGCTGCATCAGCTGCACCCGCTGCGTGCGCTTCACCACCGAAGTTGCCGGGATAACTCAGATGGGTCAGACCGGGCGCGGCGAGGATGCCGAGATCACCTCGTATCTGAACCAGACTCTGGATTCGAATTTGCAGGGCAACATCATCGATCTGTGCCCGGTTGGGGCGCTGACTTCCAAGCCCTACGCCTTTACCGCGCGTCCGTGGGAACTGACCAAGACCGAAAGCATTGATGTGATGGATGCGCTTGGTTCGAACATCCGCGTGGATACGAAGGGGCGCGAAGTGATGCGGTTCCTGCCGCGTAACCATGATGGCGTGAACGAGGAATGGATCAGCGATAAAACTCGTTTTGTCTGGGATGGGTTGCGCCGCCAGCGTCTGGATAGACCTTATGTGCGTGAAAACGGAAAACTGCGCCGGGCCACCTGGCCCGAGGCACTGACCAAAGCCGCAGAGGCGCTGAAAGGCGCCGAGAAGCCTGCCGGTATCGTGGGCGATCTGGCTCCCGTCGAGGCGGTATTTGCGCTAAAACAGCTGATCGAAGGGCAGGGCGGTGTTGTTGAGTGCCGTACCGATGGCGCCAAGCTGCCTGCGGGGAATCGTGGTGCTTATGCGGGGACCGCAGCGATCGAAGATATCGACAGCGCCGAGCGCATCCTGCTGATCGGGACCAACCCGCGCGACGAAGCGCCGGTTCTCAACGCCCGCATTCGCAAGGCCTGGGCACATGGTGCCGAGGTTGCTCTGGTCGGTCCGGCGGCAGATTTGACCTACGACTATCATCATATGGGTGATGACCGTGCCGCGCTGCAAAAGGTCGTCGACATGGGCGGTGATGACGTGATCAAAGGCAAGGCATCTTTGATCATCGTCGGGCAGGGCGCCTTGCAAGAGGCTGACGGCGCTGCTGTTCTGGCTGCCGCGCAAACCATTGCTACCAATACTGAAAGTGGTCTGATCGTTCTGCACACTGCTGCGTCGCGCGTGGGGGGGATGGATGTGGATGCCACCAACGAGGGTGGCATGGACGCCGTCAGCGCCGCTGATGTGATCTACAACCTTGGTGCAGACGAAGTCGAAATTGGCGAAGGTGCCTTTGTTATCTATCAGGGCAGTCATGGAGACCGGGGCGCACACCGCGCCGATGTGATCCTGCCGGGCGCAGCCTATACCGAGGAAAACGGTCTGTTCGTGAATACCGAGGGTCGCCCGCAGCTGGCAATGCGCGCGGGGTTCGCGCCGGGCGACGCCAAGGAGAACTGGGCCATCCTGCGTGCCCTGTCTGCCGAATTGGGTGCAACACTGCCCTTCGATTCGCTGGCGCAACTGCGCACTGCGCTGATCGAGGCGGTTCCGCATCTCGCCCGGATTGATGAAGTGGCGCAGAATGAGGTTCAGGCACTGGACGCCGGACCTCTGGGTAAGGCAAGTTTCCGCAATACGGTCAGGGATTTCTATCTGACCAACCCAATCGCGCGTGCTTCGCAGTTGATGGCCGAACTTTCGGCGCAGGCACAGGCCCGTAAGTCAGAGAAGATTGCGGCTGAATGA
- a CDS encoding NADH-quinone oxidoreductase subunit D, translating to MDGSRYDDGSTDALSGEQKIRNFNINFGPQHPAAHGVLRLVLELDGEIVERCDPHIGLLHRGTEKLMESRTYLQNLPYFDRLDYVAPMNQEHAWCLAIEKLTGVEVPRRGSLIRVLYSEIGRILNHLLNVTTQAMDVGALTPPLWGFEEREKLMVFYERACGARLHAAYFRPGGVHQDLPPELLDDIEAWSHEFPTVLDDIDGLLTENRIFKQRNADIGIVTEDDIQKYGFSGVMVRGSGLAWDLRRAQPYECYDEFEFQIPVGKNGDCYDRYLVRMEEMRQSLLIIQQAIVKIRDCPGDVLARGKITPPKRSDMKTSMESLIHHFKLYTEGFHVPAGEVYAAVEAPKGEFGVYLVADGTNKPYRAKLRAPGFLHLQAMDYVAKGHQLADVAAIIGTMDVVFGEIDR from the coding sequence ATGGACGGCTCAAGATACGATGACGGCAGCACGGACGCGCTGAGCGGAGAACAGAAGATCCGCAATTTCAACATTAACTTCGGCCCGCAACACCCTGCGGCGCACGGGGTTCTGCGCCTTGTGCTGGAACTGGACGGTGAGATCGTCGAACGCTGCGATCCGCATATCGGCCTGCTGCACCGTGGCACCGAAAAACTGATGGAAAGCCGGACCTATCTTCAGAACCTGCCGTATTTCGACCGGTTGGATTATGTGGCGCCGATGAACCAGGAACATGCCTGGTGCCTGGCCATCGAAAAGCTAACCGGGGTCGAAGTGCCGCGCCGGGGCTCGCTGATCCGGGTTCTGTATTCCGAAATCGGACGCATCCTGAACCACCTGCTGAACGTGACAACGCAGGCGATGGACGTGGGCGCATTGACCCCGCCGCTCTGGGGTTTTGAAGAGCGTGAAAAGCTGATGGTGTTCTATGAGCGTGCCTGTGGCGCCCGCCTGCACGCGGCCTATTTCCGCCCCGGTGGTGTTCATCAGGATTTGCCGCCGGAACTGCTGGACGATATCGAGGCATGGAGCCACGAATTCCCCACCGTTCTGGACGACATCGACGGCCTGTTGACCGAAAACCGCATCTTCAAACAGCGCAACGCCGATATTGGCATCGTGACCGAGGATGACATCCAGAAATACGGCTTCTCGGGCGTGATGGTGCGCGGATCCGGTCTGGCATGGGATTTGCGCCGCGCGCAGCCCTATGAATGCTATGACGAGTTCGAGTTCCAGATTCCCGTCGGCAAGAACGGCGACTGCTATGATCGCTATCTGGTGCGAATGGAAGAGATGCGCCAATCGCTGCTGATCATCCAGCAGGCCATCGTCAAAATCCGCGACTGCCCCGGTGACGTTCTAGCCCGAGGCAAGATCACCCCGCCGAAACGGTCGGACATGAAGACCTCGATGGAAAGCCTGATCCATCACTTCAAGCTGTACACCGAAGGCTTCCACGTCCCCGCAGGTGAAGTTTATGCCGCTGTCGAAGCCCCCAAGGGCGAGTTCGGCGTCTATCTGGTCGCCGACGGCACCAACAAACCCTACCGCGCCAAGCTGCGCGCACCGGGTTTCCTGCACCTGCAAGCCATGGATTACGTCGCCAAGGGCCATCAGCTGGCCGACGTCGCCGCCATCATCGGCACCATGGATGTCGTATTTGGAGAGATTGACCGCTAA
- a CDS encoding DUF5333 domain-containing protein, translating into MSFAKTLALAAVITFPAVAEAKPPLRDVKEIDDELYYIAIANEISEFCPSISGRRLKAISVMWGLRSKANKLGYSDSEIRSYVDSDSEKDRMRAKGEAYLASNGVTYDNPNTFCTLGQKEIQRNSAIGVYLRAN; encoded by the coding sequence ATGTCTTTTGCAAAAACACTCGCCTTGGCCGCCGTGATCACGTTTCCGGCTGTTGCAGAAGCAAAGCCGCCCTTGAGGGATGTCAAAGAGATCGACGACGAACTCTATTACATCGCCATCGCAAATGAGATCTCCGAATTCTGTCCGTCGATCAGCGGGCGGCGATTGAAAGCGATCAGTGTTATGTGGGGGCTGCGGTCCAAAGCGAACAAACTGGGGTACTCGGACAGTGAAATCCGCTCATATGTCGACTCGGATTCAGAGAAAGACCGGATGCGCGCCAAGGGCGAGGCGTATCTGGCTTCGAATGGCGTGACCTATGACAACCCCAACACGTTCTGCACTCTAGGGCAGAAAGAAATCCAAAGAAACAGCGCTATTGGCGTTTATTTGAGGGCGAATTGA
- the nuoF gene encoding NADH-quinone oxidoreductase subunit NuoF → MLKDQDRIFTNIYGMHERTLKGAQARGHWDGTAGLIDKGRDWIIQTMKDSGLRGRGGAGFPTGLKWSFMPKESDGRPSYLVVNADESEPGTCKDREIMRHDPHTLIEGCLIASFAMNAHTCYIYLRGEYIREREALQAAIDEAYDAGLLGKNAAGSGWDFDIFLHHGAGAYICGEETALIESLEGKKGMPRMKPPFPAGAGLYGCPTTVNNVESIAVVPTILRRGADWFAGFGRQNNAGTKLFAISGHVNNPCVVEEAMSISFEELIETHCGGIRGGWDNVLAVIPGGSSVPCVRGENMRDAIMDFDYLRNDLGSGLGTAAVIVMDKSTDIIKAIWRLSKFYKHESCGQCTPCREGTGWMMRVMDRLVRGEAELEEIDMLFDVTKQVEGHTICALGDAAAWPIQGLIRNFREEIEGRIKAQKSGRMGAMAAE, encoded by the coding sequence ATGCTGAAGGATCAGGACCGGATCTTTACCAACATCTACGGGATGCATGAGCGCACGCTGAAAGGTGCGCAGGCCCGCGGGCATTGGGACGGCACTGCTGGCCTGATTGATAAGGGTCGCGACTGGATCATCCAGACGATGAAAGACTCGGGCCTGCGTGGTCGCGGCGGCGCGGGCTTTCCAACCGGTCTGAAATGGTCATTCATGCCAAAGGAAAGTGACGGGCGCCCGTCCTATCTGGTGGTCAACGCGGACGAATCCGAACCCGGAACCTGCAAAGACCGAGAGATCATGCGCCACGATCCGCATACGCTGATCGAAGGTTGCCTGATCGCGTCTTTCGCGATGAACGCCCACACCTGTTACATCTACCTGCGTGGCGAATATATCCGCGAGCGTGAGGCGCTGCAGGCGGCGATTGATGAGGCTTATGATGCCGGCTTGCTGGGCAAGAACGCCGCCGGTTCAGGTTGGGATTTTGATATCTTCCTGCATCACGGCGCTGGTGCCTATATCTGCGGCGAGGAAACCGCCCTTATTGAAAGCCTTGAGGGCAAGAAGGGCATGCCGCGGATGAAGCCTCCGTTTCCAGCAGGCGCTGGCCTGTATGGTTGCCCGACAACTGTGAACAATGTGGAATCGATTGCGGTCGTGCCGACCATCCTGCGCCGGGGGGCCGACTGGTTCGCTGGCTTCGGTCGCCAAAACAACGCGGGCACCAAGCTGTTTGCGATCTCAGGCCATGTGAACAACCCCTGCGTCGTGGAAGAGGCAATGTCGATTTCCTTCGAGGAGCTGATCGAGACCCATTGCGGCGGCATTCGCGGCGGCTGGGACAATGTGCTGGCCGTGATCCCCGGTGGATCCTCGGTTCCGTGTGTGCGCGGTGAGAACATGCGCGACGCGATCATGGATTTCGATTATCTGCGCAACGATCTGGGCTCAGGGCTTGGAACGGCAGCGGTGATCGTGATGGACAAGTCCACCGACATCATCAAGGCGATCTGGCGCCTGTCGAAATTCTATAAGCATGAAAGCTGTGGTCAGTGCACCCCATGTCGCGAAGGCACCGGTTGGATGATGCGGGTCATGGACCGTCTGGTGCGCGGCGAAGCTGAACTGGAAGAGATCGACATGCTGTTTGACGTGACAAAGCAGGTCGAGGGTCACACGATCTGCGCGCTCGGCGATGCGGCAGCCTGGCCGATCCAGGGCCTGATCCGCAATTTCCGGGAAGAAATCGAAGGCCGCATCAAGGCACAGAAATCGGGCCGTATGGGTGCGATGGCGGCGGAGTGA
- the nuoK gene encoding NADH-quinone oxidoreductase subunit NuoK encodes MIGLEHYLTVAATLFVIGIFGLFLNRKNVIILLMSIELMLLAVNINLVAFSSFLGDLVGQVFTLFVLTVAAAEAAIGLAILVCFFRNRGTIAVEDVNMMKG; translated from the coding sequence ATGATCGGACTTGAACACTATCTTACGGTCGCGGCGACGCTGTTCGTCATCGGCATCTTCGGTCTCTTCCTGAACCGCAAGAACGTCATCATCCTGCTGATGAGCATCGAACTGATGCTGCTGGCGGTGAATATCAACCTCGTGGCGTTTTCCAGCTTCCTCGGTGATCTGGTCGGGCAGGTATTCACCCTGTTCGTGCTGACCGTTGCGGCGGCCGAGGCAGCGATTGGTCTGGCCATTCTGGTCTGCTTCTTCCGCAACCGTGGCACCATCGCGGTTGAAGACGTCAATATGATGAAGGGCTAA
- a CDS encoding NADH-quinone oxidoreductase subunit E: MLRRLHPEQPESFAFTAANQQWAEAQITKYPEGRQASAVIPLLWRAQEQEGWLSRPAIESVADMLGMAYIRVLEVASFYFMFQLQPVGSVAHIQVCGTTSCMICGAEDLIAVCKEKIAAKAHALSADGKLSWEEVECLGSCTNAPMAQIGKDYYEDLTAESFGRIIDDLVAGKVPTPGPQNGRYAAEPLKGLSSLTEHEAGKPQYNASVELATDLGDTVKRIDGTEVAILTPWLGKDGKQAGASAAAKPPKSPEAPKPAVKQAAEAKAKPVAKEAAAKPADVTEDQPETLTAARDGKADDLKLLKGVGPKLEQTLNELGFYHYDQIAAWTPEQVAWVDARLKFKGRIERDDWIEQAAKLAAGEETEFAKRAKSEGTDED, encoded by the coding sequence ATGCTCCGCCGTCTTCATCCCGAACAACCCGAAAGCTTTGCCTTCACCGCTGCCAACCAGCAATGGGCCGAAGCGCAGATCACCAAATACCCCGAGGGGCGTCAGGCCAGCGCGGTCATCCCGCTGCTGTGGCGCGCGCAGGAACAAGAGGGCTGGTTGAGCCGTCCGGCGATTGAATCCGTCGCAGATATGCTGGGCATGGCCTATATCCGTGTGCTTGAGGTTGCCTCTTTCTACTTCATGTTCCAGCTTCAACCGGTTGGCTCGGTGGCGCATATTCAGGTCTGCGGCACGACCTCCTGCATGATCTGCGGGGCCGAAGATCTGATCGCGGTCTGCAAGGAAAAGATTGCGGCGAAAGCACATGCACTTTCTGCCGATGGCAAGCTGAGCTGGGAAGAGGTGGAATGCCTCGGCTCGTGCACCAACGCGCCGATGGCGCAAATCGGCAAGGATTACTACGAGGATCTGACGGCCGAGAGCTTTGGCAGGATCATCGACGATCTGGTGGCGGGCAAGGTGCCGACGCCCGGTCCTCAAAACGGACGTTATGCGGCTGAGCCGTTGAAGGGCCTCAGCAGCCTGACCGAGCATGAAGCTGGCAAGCCGCAATACAACGCCAGTGTTGAGCTGGCGACCGATCTGGGCGACACGGTCAAACGTATCGACGGGACTGAGGTTGCGATCCTGACGCCGTGGCTTGGCAAGGATGGCAAGCAGGCGGGTGCGTCGGCGGCAGCAAAACCTCCGAAATCGCCCGAGGCGCCGAAGCCGGCTGTGAAACAAGCGGCTGAGGCGAAAGCCAAACCTGTTGCCAAGGAAGCCGCGGCCAAGCCCGCAGACGTCACCGAAGATCAGCCCGAGACTCTGACCGCCGCACGCGACGGTAAGGCAGATGACTTGAAGCTGTTGAAAGGCGTCGGTCCCAAGCTGGAGCAGACATTGAACGAGCTGGGTTTCTATCACTACGACCAGATCGCTGCCTGGACGCCGGAACAGGTGGCCTGGGTCGATGCGCGTTTGAAATTCAAGGGCCGGATCGAGCGCGATGATTGGATTGAACAGGCGGCCAAGCTTGCAGCGGGTGAAGAGACCGAATTTGCCAAACGTGCCAAATCTGAGGGCACGGACGAAGACTAG